CTATTACCTTTACGCCATGGCCAAAGATTGGAACTTTAAGTGTCTTACCGGAGATTTCGGAATAGCGATTGTCATCCGGATGAACGGCAACTGCAACACAGGCGGCAAGAAGTTCCGGCCTTGTTGTTGCTATCTCAACACCGTCAAAATCAAAGAAGTTGAGTTTTGTTGTCCTGTCCTCATATGATACTTCAGCGAATGCAATCGCAGTTTCACAGCGGGTACAGAAATTTACAGGATGCTCACTCTGGTAAACATCACCATTTTCAAACATCCTCAGGAAGGACAGTTGTGTCTTGCCGTAATACTCCGGGAGCATTGTAATGTATTCATTGCTCCAGTCGTTTGAGAAACCGCATCTGCGCATGGATTTGCGCATCTTTTCAATATTTTCCAGGGTCAGTTCACGGCACATCTCACGAAACTCTGTTCTTGGAACATCATTTTTCGTGATGCCATGAGTCTCCTCAACCTTCACTTCAGTTGGAAGTCCGTGGCAGTCCCAGCCCTGCGGGAACATGACATTATAGCCGTTCATACGCTTATAACGGGCAATAAAATCGATATAACACCAGTTAAAGGCATTACCAATATGAAAATTTCCTGTAGGGTAAGGCGGCGGGGTATCTATTATAAATCGCGGCTTTGAAGAATTTCTGTCAAAATAATAATTCTCTTCCTTCCATATTCCAAGCCACCTCTCCTCTACCTCCAGAGGATCGTAATTTTTTGGTATTTCTCCGGTATCAGACATTTCCTAAAAATTTGTCTCTATTATCTCATATACTAATCGAAGATCTGCCGCAGTAATGGCAGACATAAGATGATTAAAAGAATGATACGGGTCTGCACCGGAAATAAAAGAACCAATTACAGGAGAAATCACAGCCATTCACTAATCAGGTCAGTATAATTAAGGATAAAATACAAAATTACTACATATATGCTTCAACGGCCGGATATGTGGGTAGTTGCAATATTATCCGCAATTGCAATCGTTATCGCACCTTTTGTACAGCCACCGTTCATACTTGCATTAATTACAATTCTCATCAGCGGAGTATTTTATTTCATCCGGAATACAAGATACCCGGCAATAGGGATCAGTATTGTAGCCCTGTTATACGGCATTAATATCATTCCGGCTGTTGTATTTCTCACCACTCTTGCAATTGTGATTCTTGGCGAGGCTGCCTACAGAATTTGGCCGAGGGACGATAATTATTCATATCTTGCATATCTCGTTGTCGCAAGCGCAGGCGCGGTCTTTGCATCCTATTATCTGGGCTACTTCAACCTGCTTACTCCGATTACAGGGGTTGTTGTGGCTGCATTATTAAAATCAATATTAAAAGGAAGGGAAGATACGATTATGATTGAGTGCCTCGGCACTGCAATGACTATGTATCTCTTCTATGACCTCAGATATTTCGTGGATTTCGATCTCCTGATGTCTGCAATAATCATCTCATTTATCTTTGCCTTTATCTCCTACAAGATGAAGGCGGCAGATATGTCAGGACTACTGAGCGCAGCCCTTATGGGAATACTGATAATAGTCTTTGCTGATGTAAG
The sequence above is a segment of the Methanoplanus limicola DSM 2279 genome. Coding sequences within it:
- a CDS encoding TIGR00297 family protein; translated protein: MWVVAILSAIAIVIAPFVQPPFILALITILISGVFYFIRNTRYPAIGISIVALLYGINIIPAVVFLTTLAIVILGEAAYRIWPRDDNYSYLAYLVVASAGAVFASYYLGYFNLLTPITGVVVAALLKSILKGREDTIMIECLGTAMTMYLFYDLRYFVDFDLLMSAIIISFIFAFISYKMKAADMSGLLSAALMGILIIVFADVRWFLVMLTFFILGAGFTKFKYEKKKSEGVAESKGGVRGFINVFANGLVSLCAAVLYGISPEPMYIALFIGSVAAAMADTSASELGMLGKTPYLITSFKKVPKGTDGGVTLFGEVAATLAAFIVCIIAFMLGAIPPEMVLAGTAAGFVGTNVDSFIGATLERRGIIGNAGTNITCTLAGGLFAMAFYI